CTCGTCGGCAAGCAGCAACATCACCATCTCGCGCAACCTCGAGCGGCTTACCACCCCGTTCCCTTCCTCGCGTAAACGCCCCTCCAAGATGCGGGCCAGGCGGTAAGCCGCGTCGGGAGCCAGGCCCGCTTCCATCATGGACTGGGCCACCACCCCCTTGGAAAAGGGTACCCTGGGCTCCCCTTCGGCCTCTTCCACGAAGAGTTCGCCCGCCAGGTTGTGCCGCCCCATGTAGCGCCTGCGGGCCGAGCGGCCATAGCGGCGCTCTACTTCGCGCAGCACTCGCCGCTCCAATTCCTCCGCGGTGATCTCGGTGAGTCCTTCCTGGCGCATGTCGGTTTCCAGGGCCTTGGCCAGCGTATAGGCCTCTTTGAGCGCAAAGCCGGCGTCCTCGAGGCTACGCGCCAGAACTCCCTTGGAGAAGGGCCGCCGTCGATAGCCTTCATTGACCAAGATGTCCTCGAAGGTATGGGTCTGCTTGCGCAGTTTCGCCGCCAGTTCAGCCCCAAAGGCCCGCTCGACCTCGCTGACCACCAGACGTTTGAGGGCTGAAGCAGAGATCTCCGCCTTCTTACGGGCCTTCAGCCGCTCCTCGACGGTATGGGCCACCGACATCGCGGCTTCCATCCCCATGCCAGCGTTCATCAGGGTCTCCGTCAGCAACCCCCTGGAAAAGGGCCAACGATACCCTCTTGGGGTCTTGACGAAAAGTTCACGCACGGTTGCAGTATACGGCGGCTTTTCCATGAAAAAGGTGGAGTCCGGCGGCTTTTGAAGGCAGCTCGAGTCTCTCGGACTTCAACCCACAGCCCGTTCGTTGACACCCCGTAATCCCTGTGCTAGGGTATCGGATGCCGGTCCCTGAGCGCCTTGATCAGGGCAACCACGGGACGACAGGGCGCCGTAGCCAAGTGGTAAGGCAGAGGTCTGCAAAACCTCGATTCGCCGGTTCGAATCCGGCCGGCGCCTCCAAAAGAGGGACTCCAACCCCTGCCCGGGTTCGGGCCCTCTGATTTGAACGGAGCCCCGGAGATCGAGGCCAACCCCTCCTTCTTCTGCGGTAAACTTGTAGAGTATGCGGGCGCGTAGCTCAGATGGCTAGAGCACTACCTTGACACGGTAGGGGTCGTTGGTTCGAGTCCAATCGCGCCCACCAAACGCGGGCTGGGGTTTCTGGCCCGCTCTTTTCGTTAAGCTGAGCCAGGTGGAGCTTTCGATCCT
The window above is part of the Calidithermus timidus DSM 17022 genome. Proteins encoded here:
- a CDS encoding 2-phosphoglycerate kinase (catalyzes the formation of 2-phospho-D-glyceroyl phosphate from ATP and 2-phospho-D-glycerate), which gives rise to MRELFVKTPRGYRWPFSRGLLTETLMNAGMGMEAAMSVAHTVEERLKARKKAEISASALKRLVVSEVERAFGAELAAKLRKQTHTFEDILVNEGYRRRPFSKGVLARSLEDAGFALKEAYTLAKALETDMRQEGLTEITAEELERRVLREVERRYGRSARRRYMGRHNLAGELFVEEAEGEPRVPFSKGVVAQSMMEAGLAPDAAYRLARILEGRLREEGNGVVSRSRLREMVMLLLADEAGEDIALRYQTLRAIKRTVRPIHLLIGGVTGTGKSLLASALSYRLGITRLISTDTIREILRATVPADLVPTLHTSSFDAWSALALPKQAQPDDSLILQGFRDQVARVAVGLRAIQERGAQERTSLVVEGVHVVPGYLSHPWQSEVIQIPLMLVVNDENIHRDRFILREKETQGKRPRTDYLRHFHEIRMIQNHLIELAGNARIPVIPGEDLDQAIEKCLEVIVQRMQEAYHQAIPGIR